TGGGAGCCCCTATTTTCAGAGGGTTTGAAGTTGTATCATGCAAGTTTACTCTATTTCATATGTTGTTTCTTGAAGTGGGGTCATTAGATTCATGCTTATTCTTATACTTGGCACCTTGATATTTGACATGGCTCTAGATTACTTTGCTTCTTACTTGGTGGCTTAAATTTTCTCCGACTTGATAGTCTTAACAGATCTAAGTTTACTGAACTACGTAATCTTGTATGATGTGATAGAatttggtttctctctctcgatgATTGTAAATGATTGCAAGAAAGTTAAGTTGGTGCCTACCGTTGTTCATAGTTTTGCCTTTATGTTGTATTGTGGTGGGCTTTGTAATATTCAATTTTGTGGCTTTTCAATCTCCAAGTGTAACAAATAGTATTAATTACTGTCTTTGTTGGTGTTTTGGTGTTCGAAAGGGTCGGAATGTTGTTTTGGAGCAAAGCTATGGTGCCCCAAAAGTGACGAAAGACGGTGTTACTGTGGCAAAGAGCATTGAGTTCAAAGACAGAGTCAAGAATATAGGTGCAAGCCTTGTTAAGCAGGTTGCAAATGCTACGAATGATGTTGCTGGTGATGGTGAGGTTTCTTGCTTTATGATTCATGCTGCTTTACGAGTATAATGTCCCGTTGAATATAGGTCTCTTTATAGTATAGCTTGGAGTTCTTTACTGTTAATATGTTCTTGTGAGTACTGGATATGACCAAAAGGGTAATATCTCCTTAAAGATGACAAGAATGTGATGGAGCTTGGTTTACATATCTTCAGGTACCACCTGTGCTACAGTCCTAACCCGTGCTATATATGCTGAGGGATGCAAATCAGTGGCAGCTGGAATGAATGCCATGGACCTTAGACGTGGGATCACAATGGCAGTTGATGCAGTGGTGACAAACTTGAAGAGCAGAGCACGGATGATCAGCACATCTGAAGAAATAGCGCAGGTTTGCTTTATGATGGATGGCTTCTGTGACTTGAGAATCAGATATTTAGTAATTACTTCATTACTGATGTAACTTTATTCCATAAAGGTTGGCACAATATCAgcaaatggagagagagagattggggagCTTATTGCCAAGGCTATGGAGAAAGTTGGCAAAGAGGGTGTGATCACCATTTCTGTAAGTTGTCACTTCATTTATTCACCCAGTTTTCTTGTGTTACTGACATTCCATGTTTTAGTTCCTCTATTTGTTTGCTTGACTATGGGCTAAGCATTCTGTTGAAGGGCTTTAAACTCTTTACAATCACGTCATCTTTCTACGTTTGAAAGTCAGTTTTTTCCCGTGCTGAAGTTTATTGCTGTAGTGCTTCTTCATGTTGCTAATTTCATTACTTTGTTTCTTTTGACTGCCATTGCTTTGAAGTGAGCGATGCAGTTCAGAGCTATGTTGATCCGTCTGTTtgtctatgtgtgtgtgtgtgtgtgtgtatctttGCCGGTGGGAGGACCGGAATATTTTCCTTCTCTGGATGAAGGAGCTCTGGAGCTGTTATTACCCTTCTTGTTAAGAAAATAGTTTGTGTGAAGTTTCTGAATTAAATGGATTTGGTCTCTCTTTCTCAAATTGTTTCAGGATGGGAAAACATTGTACAATGAATTGGAAGTGGTTGAAGGAATGAAGCTGGATAGGGGCTATATATCTCCGTATTTCATTACCAACACGAAGAACCAAAAATGTGTATGGAGTCTCATTTCCTTTAAAGCAACTTTACTCTATTCGTATCCATGAATTCCCTTTGCGGAATACAAGTATTTGTTTTTGATATGTCATGGTGGTTACAGATCTTTTCTGTTCTCAGTTCTcagttcttcttttttctatttcatattatctttttttcccctcttcctATCAGGAATTGGAAGATCCACTGATATTGATTCATGAGAAAAAGATCTCAAGCTTGAATGCTGTGGTGAAAGTATTGGAGTTGGCCCTGAAGGTAACAGTTGTTTTGGGATGCTACTGACAAGGAATGTAAATGTGAATTCGATCATGCAATAATCCCATGTCTTTCTCAGGAGCGAAGACCTTTGCTGATTGTTGCCGAAGATGTAGAAAGTGAAGCATTGGCAACTCTCATTCTAAACAAGCTTCGTGCTGGAATTAAGGTTTTTCTTTAAATTCTGTTAGCAATATGTTTTTTAAACCCTTTTATTGAAGCAACTTGTAGTTTTGATTGGATTGTGAATGTGGTAAAGGTTTGTGCTATTAAAGCTCCTGGATTTGGAGAAAACAGGAAGGCCAATCTGCAGGACCTTGCCACTCTTACAGGAGGAGAGGTACTTCTGCTTTATCATTGTTCATGTTGCACGACTGTGATTACTTTAACTAGATTCTATTTTTCCATCTTATTCAGTACCTACTTACTCATTATTCAAGGACTACTATTTGATGAAGTTCTTTGGTTGTTTTTAACAATTGTAGGTCATCACTGATGAGCTAGGTATGAACCTTGAGAATGTGGGACCAGCAACCTTTGGTACATGCAAAAAGGTTGGTCATGACAGTGTCAACAGTTTATAGATGTATAGTGCTGTACTCCACTCTATGATTGCTGTTGTGGATAAGTAAAAGGTTGCACTTTTGGCTTTGTTATTGCCCTATTAGTTActtctggtgtggttttgtaGGTCACCATTTCGAAAGATGATACTGTTATTCTTGATGGCAATGGTGACAAGAAAGCCATCGAAGAAAGATGTGAACAGGTTTGTAAAAAGATGTGAacgtttggtttgttttgttgGATTAAAATTCGTTCAGCCTTTTGTTGCTTTTGTAGCTGATTTGACTTTTGGTCTATCATTGTGCAATAACAGCTGAGAACTTCAATTGAATTAAGTACCTCTGATTATGACAAGGAGAAGCTACAAGAGAGACTTGCAAAGCTTTCTGGTGGCGTTGCGGTGCTGAAGGTAGTCTGCCTTTGAAGATAACATTTCCATTTGTATTCAAACTTTGACATACCTCTGACTCTTAgatcaatcaaacaaaatagGCTCACGAGAAGAACCTGTTTTATTCTTCTTATATATCCCATAGTATACATCATAATGTGACCCTATTTTCAAATCAGAAAGTACCCCATCTATTCTTAAGTGGGCCTGCACCTTTTAGGTTATCCGGAAGGAATGGAATGACTAATGTGATGTGAAACCTCCACAAATATAGAAATGGCCCAAGCGTATCTGTTCACAACTTTTCCCGAATCCGATTTTCTTATATGATacatttttggaaagaaatggaGTTGAAAATAAAGTTTGTTTGCCAGATTGGAGGGGCGAGCGAAACTGAGGTTAGTGAGAAGAAAGATAGAGTTACAGATGCTTTGAATGCAACAAAGGCAGCTGTGGAGGAGGGGATTGTACCTGGTAAGCTTGCCATTTAATGAAAGCCTTTCCCCCTTCTAATGAGTTGGGGCTTTTCTTAAGCATGAGATAAGGCTTTCAAAGACTAAAGTTGGAGCTTTATTGTTGCAGGTGGCGGTGTTGCTCTTCTTTATGCCTCAAAGGAGCTGGAAAAGCTGCATACTgcaaattttgatcaaaagaTTGGTGTTCAGATTATCCAGAATGCTCTAAAGGTTTCTTTTTCTCGTTGATATGATTATTTGTTTTATGTACCTCCTTAAGTGTTTGGGATTTTGTTCggttctttttccaaagagaaGACCTGGTGCTTAGTGCTTTAGTTGAATTAACACCTGCAAAGCCTTTTCGTCAACATGAGCTTGATGCTGTAAAATATTAGGTTTTAGTGGATAAGCAAATAAAATTGGaaattgttgtgtttgaattataaTTTTGAGCAGaatattctctctttttgcCTTCTATTGCTATTAGTTTTGGCATGAAATAACAGAATTCTGCTGTAGTTCTAACTTCTATCATTCTATGTTCACTAAGAATCCTTACCAACTGAAAACTTTTTTTGCGCGCATGTTACTGTTTATACTTTATTGTTTGCTTACCAATAATAATTAATCACAGACTGCCAACCGTATCCAAGTTAATTTCTGTCAAGCCCCAGTCAGTACTATAGTGAAATTTGTAGTTATTAGGGGATCTGTGATTTTATTATTAACATCTTGGCTTGAGTGCGCTATGTGCATGATTTCTAAGACTCATATCTGGACGTCACTTTTGGAAAGTGAATTATAAGCCTGAAAAGCACCAGGTCCTCAACATTTAAGTTTGTTTGTTGCAGGCACCAGTGTACACAATCGCATCAAATGCTGGAGTTGAGGGGGCAGTAGTTGTTGGTAAGCTATTGGAACAAGACGATCCTGACCTTGGATATGATGCTGCTAAAGGTTTGTTATCTACAAACGTCTTCTCCATCTTTTTGCCATCTAAAATATGAAAGAATTACTGGTATGTTAACACCCTTGGTAACTTTTGCCTTTTCCCCCTTTCCTCTTGTTTGAGCAGGTGAATATGTGGACATGGTAAAGGCAGGAATTATTGATCCATTGAAGGTCATTAGAACAGCTTTGGTGGATGCTGCTAGGTAGTTTTCTGGGTTTTGATAAcattttatttgtcttttgcaaaacctgtttttttttttttcgttttcttttgttCGTTCCCTGCAATTTGCTTGGTAAGTACTTATTACTGATCTTTTTGTTCTGCAGTGTCTCCTCTTTGTTGACGACGACAGAGGCTGTTGTTGTCGAGCTTCccaaggaagagaaagaagctCCAGGGATGGGCGGAGGCATGGGTGGCATGGACTATTGAGAGGAGTAAGCGGCGGTGGCGGTTGCATCAAGAACGCAGTCTCAATTTTTCGGAACACATTATTTTTCGCGAGGAAAATTTGAAACTTTCTATGATTCAAGTTAGGATAGAAATTGGGTTAGTTACGATATTGAAGGGGAATTTTCTTCCCTCTCATAAATGCAAGCACCGGTGTAATCATAAACAGATTTTTGAAGAGTAGGAAGTTTCTTTGAATTAGCGGCTTGTTTGCTCTCTTATTCCTCGACCACCATACTAATATTTTTGATAGGTACTAATAATTCGAAAGCGTGTTTGCATTCTCCTATCCTCCGTACTCCTCCAAACTCAATTCCTCTATGGTAACCATCCCGAGCCCACTCCGGAAATCTGAACCTTTACTTTTGTAAATTACCAGTAGCTTGTACCTTGCTTACGGTAAtttttatgcttcaaaagttGAGCCGTCAATTTTGGGAAAAACAAAGCGGTCTTCCCGTATCAATTGATATTaaattaaattgattttttacatagataatttttagtatttaaTACAAAAGGTACACAATTAAcggttttttaaaatataagtTTGGGCCCGAGATGGGATATACAAAGGAGAGTTTGAATTATAAGTGTAGGCTCTTGTCGCTTTATTTTACTACTTTGCTTATCTGATCAATGAATGTTTCTTTCTTGGGAAAATGATAGCCCAggatgtattttgataattaatacatgccAAGGGCatgttaagaacatttgttaatattgaaaatatccttgacgagtattaattatcaaaacacgtcattaacTGTCGTTTTcccatgttttttttcctctaaAAATTCGACATGCGCTCATATATGTCATATGGGGTCCTCTCTGGGTCTCCCAAAGGAAGTGGCGGATATTGTTCAGTGCAATTGTGgccttttttttggattcactTTGATGTCAAAATTGTTCTTATTTTAAAACTTATGGCGATGGTTAAGCATGCCAAAAGTCATATATATATTGGGTTAATGTGTTATTAACTTATACGGGATGAACATGATTCGTAGCATTGTTGACATTCTTGATGAACGATTCTGATCATCTCAAGTTTGTCGGGACAAAGTCCACGGAAATGGACTGAACAAGAGACTGTGTAGTCTTTTGGGAAATTAGGAAGGGATCCTATCCTATTCCAAACGAGAAAAGTACTGGACAAAACAGGAGCAATTGCAAAAAGTTCCCCTTTTTTCCTCTCCTTTATTCGGCCCAACTATCCTCTTTACCTGGTGAACGAAGTGGACAGCCAAAAGCGCCATGATTTCAGGTACAGGGGACTtacgatccaaaaaaaaaggaaagaaagagggaacatttttttgttttcttttgacaaTAGAGAGGGAACattaagaaaattgatttttgcaccaagcttttttcttctttatactATGTACACGAACTTTCGTCTGTATTTGATGTGAATATACAATATTGCCATTCGTGGGTGAAAGAGTGAACTTGTAAAAAAGTAATAGTGTAAATTCGCATAAATAAGGACAAGAAATGGAGTATAGATGTTAAAAAAAGAACGCTAAACTCATTGGTCAAGCGAGCCAACTCAAAAACGACAACTCAGCCTCCATTTGATGTCGTCATCCAATACCTATCCAACTTATAAACAATGCAACTAGTACTTGAAGTTTGTTATTCTTCTTATGCTACTATATCCGAGTTGATGTTATAATATTTAATTCACATTGCTTATGTTAGTTACTAGTTTAATGCAAAATGAGTCATTTTCAACTATTCATTCCTTTCTACTTTTAGGCATTATGAGGTGAAAGCCTAATTAAGCATAGTTTGGTGGTCTACCTTGCATTAGTGAAGATAATCAATTTACTCTACCATGCCCTTTTTCACTACAATAATTCTCTAGAGTCGACGTTGTTTGATGAATGAGAACATATGATGTCATGTGGTGTTATAGACGAGGATGTCCAAGGTGGGGGTAACAGAAAATCATCTTTCGGACTTACTTTGTTGCGATCCCAAAAGTTTATGCACGTTCGAATCTGAATCCACTTTCGAGTCGATGAGGCCATCCAAACTGTTGCCCTACGTGCGTTACAGACAATAGTATATTGAACCCGACTGTATAGTATGGAATGATGATTATGACGTGGTGGCAACAAGTACATTCGAGTTTTCCTCGTCCTAAAACATCGCAAGCTCTGCCATTGCAACGTTGCATGCTTATTTATGTACCGTATCCCATTTATAGATTCCATAATGTCTATTTTGGGGCGCACTATTGGGGAGTCGGTGGTGCGCGATTTAAGCATGGACGGCTAAAATTCGAATCTTAGCTTCGATCATATTAGTTCTAATCTGAATCGTCCATTGCTACAATGGACGAGCCGGATCACGCACAACTCGCCAGTAATGCACGGCTGCAGTACTCCAAAGTACAAACTACAAAGACCATGTTTCCTCGAGATTTACCCATGTTTCCTCGACATTTACCTAACCAACTGCAATTGGGACCCTACATTTTTCCATGATGGGCAGTTGGACCGCACCAGCTTGCTCCAATTATTGACTCAAAAATATTCAATTTCACAACTGGAACTGGGAGTGGGGAGTGGGGATATCTGAGGACCAGGTGAGGCGACCATAACTTCTGATCAACCTTTTTTCTGTTGCCTTTTTAAATCTACTTTTGGTTCTTCACTACACATAATTTCCTGATTGAATTTATAGTGTGTACTTAGTTCATGAGCTAATGAGGGAGAAATCGCATGCGTGGATCCATTAAAGAATACAGCatacgagaaatttttcggtgtcgGGTGTGTATCATGTCACCTGGCTGACGTGATACTTGAGCGGGcacatccgagccatccaaaaatgtatcggacggttcagatttaaacactctctcttctctcatcccCATagtctctctcctctttctctctccaaaactgAAATAGACGGCCTGAACGCACCCTGTAGACACCACGTGGTATCCactcagcactgaaaaatttctcgcagCATAGGCATGGGTAGGTCACACAAATTATGGCATATCCCCCAAGGGATTTGCGTGGGGTCTGGGCCGCCTAAGACTTAGGGATTTACTTCCTTCTATGGTATCATGTTCGATTATTTTTACTAGCAAATCTTGAAAGCACTTCACGTGTAAGCGTACGTGGCTGTGAGAGGTGACTTTAGGTAAGGGTTTAAAAGAACCAAGTTGCTCGAGGCTCGGCTCGTCTAGTAATCGAACCGAGCTCGACACTCTAAAGCCCGTTTGCACCTTTAGTTATAGAGATGAGTCTAAGGTGCGTGTAAGCTGGCCTCAGACAtcttggatttaaaaaaaaagaagccatgACAGCCTAACCAAATGACCTTTAATGTGTAGCTAGTATTCCCTTTCAATTTcttcttattatttttttaataattgagTGTTTGGTTCAATTTACACGCACATGATAAACCTTTAGTTGACAGAGTAGACAAATTTTCAATGGCCCACAAAGATTTGTTTTTGCTAGTGGTAGAATTGAACGTGCTAACTCAGGATTTAGTAGTACGGAGCATTATTTTACACTGGCCGCATGTTgtctttttgtacttttaactTCTTTACTTACTTAACAAGGCAAACGGTAATTTGTTGAGAGCTGTAAAAAGTAATCCCACTTTTCTTACCCTCGATTAAAAATTTCAGGGACAAGACAATCAAGTCATGTACAACTAGTTTTCTATTTCAAGTAATCCCCTTTCGTACACAAAAGGCCATGATATACtatagacaaattttttttttctcccgaCGGTCGAGTTGTTCTGACTAGCTTGATGCACGTCAATTAATTTTCTCTCCGGTCTTATCAAAAGCATGCTATGTACGCCGGAACTATGAATtaattcatcaaaaaatcacTTTCTTTCGGTTTAACCTCATCGAGCAAACCCACTAATTAAATGGACTAACCTTCCGGTTATAATATAGACAAACTTAAAATTGTCAATTTAGACTCAAGTTAAAACAatgggagtgattttcacactccttcTTTTGATATCTATATAttctcgacgagttctacactccttgttttgttttttttagtgtCGATAATgcatgtaatttttttggtttttttgttaaaagaccAAAACGAGAGTGTGAATATAAGagaaagagtgtgaaaatcattccTCTAAAACAATTTACCATATACCAAACCACTACATTCCTTCTTatagaaaaacttatttacggatcTTTCCGTGTATTCGGGTTCACTGAGCCAAATCGCCTATGTCTAAAGTAtattggacggtccagattcaaaaaaaactattcgtgCGAGGAGTTAAACATTTcagcgaataatttttttaaaattcgaaccgtcccATGCCAAAACGAATGGCTGTGATTGTTCACGAAGTTTCCGTGTAAaagtttctctctccttcttaaTCAGTAAATACTTGTCGTACTTGCCAAATTCGTCTGAACGTACTGTGTCTGTGATTAGGGGCAGGGTTCCAATAAAAATGGCGGTGTGGCCACTGTGTTTGTGTACTTTGATGAAATTAGTTGGAACTGTAACTAACTGGGGACAAATAAAACTCATTTCGAAATGGTTGAAATTCATTTTAATATGTGTGACTcaattatcaaaataatttttaaataataataattatttttaaaatgctttcgagataaattttctttctatctAACATTTCTCTCCACATTTGCATCTGCTGCGTACCTTCAATTTTCATTTCGTCTTTTTGCTGTAACATCCCCCTCATTCACACTCCAgtccagagaggagagagagagggagagagatatgACCTTATCCTACCACGAAAGACAAACGACGAGCAAATACAAAAACCTCAACCGCAATTCCTCATAAACAAATTTCCATTTGCCATCATCTCCTGTCAACAGTAACACAGACGAGCGAGACTCGActtaccagagagagagagagagagtgagtgagagcaGCAGTAgcagaaagaggagaagcagcaGCTCTAGCTCCCATTTTTGGAATTAAAGCTATAAAATCACCTGAAATTCATAATCGTGTAAGCTTGAGCCCTAAAAAACGTCTTTTATTGTGATTTGATAGTTCattgagtttttcttttggtaagttAAGGTTGGAAAATTTTGGAACATTTCTCGATTTGTGCATGTGTTATCCTTGCACGCACGGGGTCATACTAATCTTCTCCgtatcgttccaattttatcgaATCATCGAATGTCCCCACCGGGACGTCCTCGAGTTATATTGACAATCAAATATTCCTTTCTCTCTATTGCAGAGAGACAATGAATTACTGCGTTCCAGATTTCGACATGGACGAAGAGTACTACTCCATCCCGATTTCAACTTCAACCAGGCCAAAGAAGTTGCCAGTGTAAACCACCTATCcactcttctcttctcttccccTCCACGCACTCTTTCATTTCTATCTACAGACTTTTGTGTTTCTCGTGAACAGAGTTGATCAGGATGAGATCATGGAGCTACTTTGGGAAAACGGTCAAATAGTTATGCAAAGCCAAAGCCAAAGATCTTTCCCCAAGAGGCCTCTAATCGAAAACGGCGCCGTTATGTCACTCGACCGGAGAGAGATCCGATCATCGCACCCTATCGAAT
The sequence above is a segment of the Rhododendron vialii isolate Sample 1 chromosome 13a, ASM3025357v1 genome. Coding sequences within it:
- the LOC131313400 gene encoding chaperonin CPN60-2, mitochondrial translates to MYRFAANLASKARIARNGTQQIGTRLAWSRNYAAKDIKFGVEARALMLRGVEELADAVKVTMGPKGRNVVLEQSYGAPKVTKDGVTVAKSIEFKDRVKNIGASLVKQVANATNDVAGDGTTCATVLTRAIYAEGCKSVAAGMNAMDLRRGITMAVDAVVTNLKSRARMISTSEEIAQVGTISANGEREIGELIAKAMEKVGKEGVITISDGKTLYNELEVVEGMKLDRGYISPYFITNTKNQKCELEDPLILIHEKKISSLNAVVKVLELALKERRPLLIVAEDVESEALATLILNKLRAGIKVCAIKAPGFGENRKANLQDLATLTGGEVITDELGMNLENVGPATFGTCKKVTISKDDTVILDGNGDKKAIEERCEQLRTSIELSTSDYDKEKLQERLAKLSGGVAVLKIGGASETEVSEKKDRVTDALNATKAAVEEGIVPGGGVALLYASKELEKLHTANFDQKIGVQIIQNALKAPVYTIASNAGVEGAVVVGKLLEQDDPDLGYDAAKGEYVDMVKAGIIDPLKVIRTALVDAASVSSLLTTTEAVVVELPKEEKEAPGMGGGMGGMDY